The proteins below are encoded in one region of bacterium:
- a CDS encoding M23 family metallopeptidase, with the protein MAKQLRIFLFFSLTICLLPSVLSLFLSGCTIFKWTIPKKEETKPSKIIFIWPVKGEINSGFGKRNGEFHQGIDIKANEGSEIRAAADGIVSYADFRPTYGNVIIILHKNGFATVYAHNKKNLVSASQRVKQGDVIALVGKTGNATGFHLHFEIRNKGKAENPLIYLQSLK; encoded by the coding sequence ATGGCAAAGCAATTGCGAATTTTTCTCTTCTTTTCTCTGACAATCTGCCTTCTGCCTTCTGTCCTCTCTCTTTTTCTTTCTGGTTGCACCATATTTAAATGGACAATTCCAAAGAAGGAAGAAACAAAGCCTTCAAAAATAATATTCATCTGGCCAGTTAAAGGAGAGATAAACTCAGGGTTTGGAAAAAGGAATGGAGAATTTCATCAGGGAATAGATATTAAAGCAAATGAGGGTTCTGAAATTAGGGCAGCAGCTGATGGCATTGTATCATACGCTGATTTTAGACCAACCTATGGAAATGTTATTATTATTTTGCATAAGAATGGCTTTGCCACGGTCTATGCCCATAACAAAAAGAACCTTGTCTCAGCTTCCCAAAGGGTAAAACAGGGAGATGTTATTGCCCTGGTTGGAAAAACAGGAAATGCAACCGGCTTTCATCTTCACTTTGAGATAAGAAACAAAGGAAAGGCAGAGAATCCCTTAATTTACCTACAAAGTCTTAAATAG